The DNA segment AAAAATACTATAACAATGTCCTCTTACTTTATTTTTAGAAACAATTTATGATGAATATATTGCTCCGCACTATTTAGCTGCAATATTTGCCATTTGGAGATTCAAAAGAAATTAAATGTCACTAGCCTAGATGTTTTGTATTTAGTCCTGAGAAAGGTCAAAGCACTGTATATAAGTAAAAGGGTGTTTAAGACTTAAGAGTGCAGTGGCTTCTAATTCAGCAAATTAAACGATCCTCCACATGTAAACTGGTGATTAGCAGTGGCTTTTAACAACTTTATTTGAGTCTGTCCTAAATTCGGAACCACACAAAATGAAAGACCATAAGTTACATAGACGACGAATGAGACAAGGAATTAAATGAACGACAAAATGGACTATAAACATAACGATTGTGCAACCCGAGCCAAGTGCATAACGATTGTGCAACCCGAGCCAAGTGGAGCATGCATGAAGTAGTCAGATgcttcttctattcttttccgTGGCACAGTTGGGCCACCCTGAACTTGAACCGGAGACCTCGCCTGTGAAGTGAatcatcgcacctacggtccaaccaattgggagagaatcaatagattcctttTCGGGAGCGAACCTTCCAACTATTTTTGTGTCGTTAGTAGGCCTAGTCTTTCCGGCAATTGCAATGGCTTCTTTATTTCTTCATGTTCAAAAAAATAAGATTGTTTAGATCTGCTGGGACCCAATCTCatccattttatttttgaaaacgCTCTCGAGCATACTGTTCTAAAAATATTGCACGATAGCAACTTGTTACTAGAAAATGTTGTCGTCgcttataatataaaaaaaaaaaatagaaatcggACTATGTGCTAGTTAGAAAACCTAAGACAATGTCAACCAGAACAACACTAAATACATATCTTTTAAAGGAAAAGCAGAAAGTGCTTTTCAACACTGTTATACCTAATAAGTCCCATATAGGCTACAAGCATTTCAACATAAAACCACAAAGATAGTAATGATTTTTACAAATGCAGAGCGAAGTCCAAGAGTTACAGAACTTACATTGTATAACACTTAAAGAGCTGTTGAAATTTTAACTGTTGAGCATAAAAACCAACAGTTTTCAACCACCAGCATCCTTCTCCCACATAAAAGCCAATTCCTTCTATAGCGTGCTAAAAGCCATTTTACAACCAAACGACTAATTACGAGCACTCTCCCGTAGTCGTGCTTAAATATATCTTCTCTAGTTACAAAACTCAAATACACAACAAGTCCCAAAAGTTCTCCAAGAATTCatgaaaaataagatttttacaAGTATAGCATCACTCAGTTTGCATATATCATCTCCCCGCTGCTCTCCACATCAATATCAGGATCAGAATCATAATCAAAGTCAGTTAAGTcatcatccagcatttccaaatTATACAAGCCCACAGGTGGCACGGTGGCCTCCGAGATTATTTGCATAATCCTATCTATGCTCTGCATAGGCTGGTTAGGCTCTTCAAAGTGGTCACTCATCATCATATCATCCACTAAATCAGCTGGAAGGTTCTTCAAGAACCATTTATGATTTCTGATTTCATGCATTGTGATCCTCTGTTCAAAAATAGGAAGATGTGTAAGGCAGAAGTCATAACCACAATCAGATAAGCATTATCCTTCTGTTCTTTTAATAATGATAATGATGGTGTACGGACTAGATTGTGTGGACCTCGACTAATCCACCGGATACTTGCTATGTGTTTTGTTAATTACAATCAGATGAGCAGTATCCTTCTTTGAGTAGATATGATGACGAGTGTATTTTGTTGGTTAATTACATTTACTATGGTATTTTCGGTTATTTTTAGGTTCTGAAGCCATACTTGTGCTTTGAGCAAAGAGCAGATAAAAAGAAAGGCTGCCTGACGGATAATCCGGCGACGAAGAAGAGAGGtggaaaatagaagaaagaaaaaaaaatagatttttagtTATTCACGCGCTGAACTCCAAGTGAAATTCACTCATTGTGCCACATCAGCACACGATGTTCAATTAGGCACATTTTGAGCCTACTTTAGGTGTCTAATAGGTAATAGCCTGAGTTGAGGTGTCTAAACAAAAAATAGTGACAACTTTAAGGGGCTATCTATGTATTTGGccattttaaaagtttttaagTAGCGATATGATGTTCTCCTTGTCAAACCAACTTTCTGACTATCACTTGTTTCTATCAGTACCAAACACAAGGAAAACTAATGTCTAAACTTCACTAAATTGAGTAGGCGAAAATAGAAGAGAGACGGTACGTATTTAATTGAAGAGGCCTAATTCACATAAGAGCAATAGCATAGTTGTTGATTATTTATAGTACAGATGAATCTGCAGCAGACCTTAATTGAATACTAATGCAACAACAAATAGAACACCATAACCACTAACCTGTTCAGGATTTGCTACAAAAATCCTTGACATTAAGTGGCGACATTCCTCAGATATCTCAATGTGATCTGGAATAGAATATTGCACGCTCAAGATTCTCTGTGTATCAGAAAAAGGGATAAATATGTGAcacaaaaaaatagtaaaagatttATCATAAGATTTGAGAAGTACGCTTATTGTCTTCTTGACATCCCTTGGGTTCTCAGGATCTTCAAACGGGTATGCACCCACTAACATCACATATAATGTAACACCACATGACCAAACATCAGCAATCTGAAATATAAAGAATCATTGAGATATGTTGCCAATTGAACTTCAAAGTTGACCTAAAATGGACCAAATAAGTACTAAACACACCAGAAACAAATTAACATATAGTAAGAATCAACATCTATGAAACTCTTATTGATCCACGAACTGATGTCAATCTGATTTCAGCTGACTATCACCTAAGGTTGGATACAGGAATCTTCCTTCCCGCTTCACCTCATCAGCATGCCAAAATCCctcaaatacacacacacacacacacacacacagagaaagGTCCATTTCTCATGATATACTTTGGCTGGTGGGATAACATTGTATCACCGTTTCAGAATAAGCTGGCACTAACACGAACTACTTAATAGGAGCTTACGCTATAGAAAAGGACGGTTCTGTCCCTGAATTTATAATTTTTGAGCTCCTCATACTACATAATTTTTCCCTGCTTCTGTTCATTGGAAAAAATATACCTACACCTTTCCCCTTCTTTTCAGGCATAGCTGAATGCTCAACTGGACTGACTTTCCACATTACAACTAACACCTCCATTCAGAAGGAAAGACCGCTTCAAGCATGAAAGACTGATTCATATAATTTGTAGAGAGATTTTTACGGTTCTACAGTTGAATAATGTTCTAGAAGTTAGCTTATACTGGAAGATAAATCTATGACTTACTGTTTGTTATACTGTGCAATAAATTAATTACCTTGCCGTCATACTCTTTCCTTAGAAAAACTTCCGGAGCAATATAAGCAGGAGTTCCCACTGTTGAGTTAGGTTGTGAATGCAACAGAGAGGACTGCACAAGTGGCAATAATGATAAAATAGTTATGAATATACATTTCCATCTATATTGAACGTGTTAGGAATCCAGATCCAGATTTCAAGATAAAAATTGAACCAGGTACACAGGTCAGTGTATGGATAATTATTGGGGGTCATTGCACCTTGGAATACCCAAAATCACATATCTTCAAACGAGGCGCAGGGCTTCCATCAAGCAACGTATTTTCCAGCTTCAAGTCCCGATGACATACTTGCTTCACCACGAAATACAACAGAAACAGGCTGAATAACAATCCAATGGATCTCAAGGTCTGAAACATGGAATGGATTGAGTGTATGAAGATTCATTACCATTGAGTGGCAGTAGCTGACCCCGGATATAAGTTGCTGGAAAAAGAACCGAGCCTGCACGCCACGACATTAAGTAATCCCAAAAATCTCATTCAATTATAAGCAAAGTGATGTACAGTAAGCAGATTAAAAACCTCATCCTCGCTGAAGCGTACTGCATTACAAATTCTCTTAAAAAGCTCTCCCCCAGATGCAAATTCCATCACAATAGCAAGATGAGTTGGCGTCAGAATAACCTAGAGTAAAATCTTAAGCAGATTAGTCATCAATATATAATAATCCTATATTTAGAATCTAAAATTGAAGTAAATGTCAAACCTCTCTGAATCTAACTATGTTAGGATGCCGTAGGGACCGGTGATTGATTATTTCCCGCTGAATGTTTTTATCTATCTGCAATGGTTGGGGGAATGGAGAAAAAAACAGCTATCATATGGAGCAAGATATTACCAGTTATAAATCTCCACCTTACACATGGACAACAAAAGCAAGGGGTAACTCAATTGAAATACAAACTGCCAACTCTTGCACCActttacatcactattttgtcACAGTTATTTATCAGAATGCAGATTAAGCAGAGAATAATTCAGATAGACATAGAGCACTGCCTGTGTTAATCAGAACTATTGACGAGGTTGTTCTTTTAGTTGAAGTGAAACACATGGTTGATGGTTAAAGAGACTGAGGGTCGAAAATGAGAATGTCCACTTGTTTAGGTGAACTCACAGCAAACACTTGCCCAGGTGTGCAGATAGTGCTGCATACATGAAATTAGAGGCAGATTCAGGACTTTAATTAGTGGGTGTGGACTGTGGAATACTAATGCACCTGCTACTCTTTTGCGATAATGAGTGTGGATTTAGTATAAAATATACACTTCTATAAAATTTTCAACTATATCCATATAGTTTAAACCGCATGCAGTATGTACACCTGCATCCGCTGCCGAAATAGAGGTACGCCATTGCTTAAAATGAGTATATtgaagcaatatattattatacATACATGTGCGTGTGtatcatatataaatatatatattaactcATGAAGCAACCAAAATAGCACATATAAAACTCATCTTACTATAGTGCCATGCCTGTTTTTTAGACAGGAATTATTGTAAGCATGAATTTCTGACATGATAAAGATGGTGTTTGGACCAGCTTGCGTGTATCTCGACTATTTCACTGAATACCTGCTACCTGACATGACTACACATTATGGAATTTCTTTAAAAACTTACTATATTTATGCTCATACAAGGCCAAAAAGCTTTTATGAAGCACAAGTTTTCCCCTAGCTTGGTTTTAGCACTATAACTAATTAGTTTCTAACAAACTCTGAAGTCAAATCAGCCCCTTGAGATTAACCATGTTGATAGTTTTCTAGAAAAACAACAATGAAAAGATTTCACTGAACCCATTGTGCTTATCCTACTACAATTAATAGCTTTGATTTTAAATACTCACTGTGTAAAGATCTCTCACACCATCTAGTTAGTTGTCTACTTTAAAGTGAGTTGGTATCAGGGGAACTACACAGATTTTTTAAACTGATTATATTTATCCTCCTAAAAATCATGGTTTAATTTAGCGTTTAACTTTTCTATACTGAGAGTATAGAAAACCTTTACGCAATCATATCACTTAAAAACAAACTATAGGTAAATGTCTAAGATGGTAAGAGTAGATTAGTAACCTTCAAAATGCTAAATGATTAAACTGCACttataaaacaacaataacaactaaacCTCAGTCCCAAACAAAGTTTGGGTCAgcaataaattctaagctaacgGTGTATATAATTTAAAATCCTCGGGTGAAACTTTTTTACTCTATCAAACTTCTTAAAAGGTAACTTACTTATATCCATAAAAAGATCTGCTTAATATAGTAGGTGTGAGTTGGTAACATATAAAAGTAGGAAACTATGGATAGTGCAAGAGAAGTGTCAATTCATATATCTTAAATTCCATAACTCCCCAACATAAAGTTTGGAAAACTCCCAAAAAATGGAAAGAACCACATCAAGGTTAGCAACTTGGATAAGTCTTGCTAATACAGGGGGGAAAAGCAAAATCTGAATCACCAACATTAATTGTCTGTCCAAAttgaacaaaaaaaataaaagtttgttACCAAAAGCAGATGGAAACATCAAAATCAAGCTGACTGCACAAATTACAAGaatccaaaaatccaaaaggatTTAAGTTAAATGCAGTGACATCTCGCAATGCAAAGATTTTTTTACACTATCAACGAATTTTTTTAACATGTGATAGCAGGCCAGTTTTCATTTTTATTAGATTACAAATTAATGCTTATCAATAAAATTACACGTAATTACCTAATAAATAACCATCGGTACATATAACTTACACTCAATGCAAAATTAGAGAAGTTTAAGTTGTTTGCACGGACGGTGTAAATAATGTATACACAATCAAGTCATTTAAAAATAATTGCAGCTAACTTTATTCAATAGCATTGATGCATAATCTTTAAAGGTAAATGACATGTTACAATAGGTTAAATTATACTCGTATGGTAAGAAATTCATTACACCATCCATGCATATAACTTAAATTCAAAATTGAATTTAAATTTTGTATCCTGACattgtaaaaaatatatatacagtcAAGTGACATAAAAGGTAACTGATGGGTAAACTTTCATAAATTGCATGTGACATGTTATAACAGGTTAAATTACACGATCAGGTTACATATAACTCAAATGCAAAATTCGTAATACGAAACTAACCTTATCGCCTCTTTCGATATACTTTACAGCAACTAGCTCTTTAGTTTGTTTATCTCTCATGAGTCTCGCAACTCCAAAATTACCCGACCCGATATCGTCAACAAAATTGTAACGATCACTTTCGTGCATGATCGGCATATCCATACCCGGTACCACGCCGATTCCAACCCGATCCATTTCTAACAAGGGATATGGAGCTGTGAGTGAAGACAGAAATGAGTACTTTTTGAAATTTCAGCTTTTTCTGGTAGAGGACTGGGGAAAAGAAGAGAGGAGACGGGAGAGTTATATTTTGACGATGCAACGTTGAAAAGAGGTAAAGAGaggggaaaaaagagaaaagggccAAAATATTGTAGTATCTTTGCactttaactcaaaatttaattatgaaaaatttaatttggacgaagtttggtttgaaaataaaaatgtgtttgtatatttattttgggtgaagtttggtttgaaaaaatataaaatatgattTATATCCACAAGTTCAAAAAACTATCATAAATACCCAACAGtatcattatcaataacatttattatattatcgcaaatcatagtcctaaatataaataaatttgatacaaaattatcatttttataatgaactacatgatacactatcaaatgaccgagaagacgaaacaACAtcgttataaaataataaatggtgggctcttttataaaatataaaagtttggggcaatttttaaaaaatataatagtgatattttggcccaaaactagctattgagctggttttgagaTTTGAAATTTGGGATTTGGCCAAATGTAggtaaaatctatggccaaacatgtgtttgccaaataaaatccaagtttattttggcaaaatctatggctaAACGGGTCTTTAATAGTACATACTATTATTTAATAAAGTGATACACTTTTAGCCTCCATCCAAACTTCTGTTAGTTTTTTAATGGAAAGAACCTCacatggcatcatatgagatttaatttcttagaaaaaaaaaattattttttttgttgagcAAGAACCCAATCAAACACATTCTTCTCCAAATAATCAAAGCCATGCTGCAtgagtcaagctcaatcaatttATCTAATGCAATTTGGTAATGTGTGTAGTTGAAGTTGTGTGCTTTTTCTTCTGCTCATgatattaaattaaataaaggTAGGGAACTTCTAGTGGGTCGTATAGAATTGCATCTTATCTGATTCTTGTTATCTTTTGACATTGACAATAAAGAAGAAAATTTcccaataaataaaaagaataatgagAATTTTATATCGTATCTGTAATAAACATAAAATCTAAACTGGACAGATAGCTATTCCCAGCTTGCAAGTTGCAAAGCTCTCACAAGAAGGGAAAGGGGTATGATAGTGCATTCAAGGTAGCTTCTGATTACCATCTCCAAGATTTATTACAGTGTACATAACCATGATAAGGAATTAAGGCTGTTAAAATGCTATATACATCaataaaattcttgataaaataatttaggatttttacaGTTAAATGCTAGTTCAATAACATGGCATCTCATAATTATTAACGAGCAAAATAAGAGGAAGAGCACGAAACTCAAGAATACAATACCCACTGAATGATCACTTGAAACGTCTTCGGTCTGCTACTACTGTACACTTTTTCAAGCTAAAGAGTAACTCGACGAGATTAATAGTGTAgtagtatttattttttaaggaaataaatctcATATGTTGGCATGTGAGGTTCTTTCCGTTTAAAAACTAATAGAAGTTTTGATGGTGACTAAAAGTGCATATTTTATTAAAGAATGTGGACTATTAATGCTCCATATGAAAGAAATAGAATTATTTTAAGTTAAAATCCAAAGATACTGGATTATTTTGGGtcttttctcaaaaaaaaaaaaaaaaaaaaaaaaaaatactggCGGCGTCGTTTTGTTAGGCTGGCCGTTAGAAACGACGGGTTTGTCTTTTTGTTCTATTCGCTGATTGCGACACACACGATGATTTTAGTCACGTGTTCACATTCTGTTGTTTGAAATTGGTTGACGCAGCTTGCAATAAACAAGTATGGATAACTTCGCCTCAATTGCACACCTACATTTTGTAGGAGTTTTATTATCCCTTATTTTTAACCCAAGTCAAATTATTATCATGTAATATTATATTACATGATATACAAAatttatttatactatattaaaagtacgaaagcTCTTAACGAAATGTCGCTTTTTTACCCTCTAAAGATAGAGTTCatattagacaaaatagtcatttaattattttcttaaaattttaaactttgaaatcaactaaaaacTTATTTATTAAATACTTCCTTATTTTAACCATGTACAagatcctaaatattaggattctTCTTAAATCCTTCTAAGTTTCTAAGTTGTTTTTTAAACCATGTCAGGAACCGTTAGGCAATTTATTTCCAAGTCTTTGGCCTTTTCATTttgataaaatataatttaatcatATTTAGTATCAAACTTAGatagttaaatataataaaattctaTCTTTGTCCAAATTCCCGTCAGGCATATTTATTTTTCAAGTctttaccttttttgttttgttataaataatataaattatgcTTGAACTTAAatagttaaatataataaattttcATCGTTGGCCAAATCCAAATTATACATAAGTTTTACACCTTTTTAGTCTATTTCTGTTAGACTTATCGGCTAATTTGGTAACCAAAAGCGAAAAACAGGCAAAATAAGTTTTTTAACAAATTGTTCTTTTGAATTTTGGCTTCTTCTCTCTCCGTTTATTGAAATGTTACGATAACGTTTTGACATATTTAATTAGAACCGTCTCAAAATATCATAACCATATTTGGTGTAGTTGGAGCAATTGTACATCTCATTAGAGCATTAAAATTTATATCTATTTATCTATttgtactatattaaaagtataaaatcccttagcgaaatatcatttgcctatttttctctttaaaaatagattttatactagataaaatagtcatttaattatttttctaattttagaactttaaaatcaactaaaattttattattaaaattttccttatttaaatc comes from the Nicotiana tabacum cultivar K326 chromosome 14, ASM71507v2, whole genome shotgun sequence genome and includes:
- the LOC107778103 gene encoding serine/threonine-protein kinase SAPK10; this encodes MDRVGIGVVPGMDMPIMHESDRYNFVDDIGSGNFGVARLMRDKQTKELVAVKYIERGDKIDKNIQREIINHRSLRHPNIVRFREVILTPTHLAIVMEFASGGELFKRICNAVRFSEDEARFFFQQLISGVSYCHSMQVCHRDLKLENTLLDGSPAPRLKICDFGYSKSSLLHSQPNSTVGTPAYIAPEVFLRKEYDGKIADVWSCGVTLYVMLVGAYPFEDPENPRDVKKTISRILSVQYSIPDHIEISEECRHLMSRIFVANPEQRITMHEIRNHKWFLKNLPADLVDDMMMSDHFEEPNQPMQSIDRIMQIISEATVPPVGLYNLEMLDDDLTDFDYDSDPDIDVESSGEMIYAN